The nucleotide window ACTTCCCCCAACGTAATCGCATCATCAGCGGCCTTGCACTGGGTGCCTTGGTTACGGAAGCGGGGAAGGGCAGCGGCGCCCTGATTACGGCCTACCATGCCCTCGATCAAAACCGGGAGGTCTTCGCCCTGCCTGGTCGGGTGGATAGCGCCAAGTCCGCCGGCTGCCACGAGCTCATTCAAAAGGGCGCCAAGCTGGTGGGAAGGGTGGAGGATATCCTTTCGGAGCTGATCCCACCCTACAGCGCTCAGCCGGGCCAGCAGGTGGACCTCCTGCGGGAGGTGGACCTCACCGATCCCGAGCGTGAAGTCCTGGACTATCTGCAGCGTGAGCCTGTTCTTGTCGATAAGATCGCGGAGGAGCTGCACCGGGACATCTCTGAGCTGCTGGGTGTGCTTCTGCACCTGGAGATGAAAGGGCTGGTGGTCCAGTCGGCGGGGAAGCGCTTTGCGCGGGCGTGAGTAGGCAATAAACCGATGAATCGGTTTTCTGTTTTCTTTAAATACTCCATACTAGCCCACGATTTTCCCGGAGGGACTCCTCTGGAGCAATCGTGGGAAATAGGAAAGCAGACAGGACAATAACCATTTCAATGGGTTCAAAGAATTTTTATGACCACCATCCCCCTTCGCCGCGTCGCTAAATGGTCGGGGCCCATCGCGGCCCTGCTAGTGATCCTGCTGGTGGACCTTGATCCCGAAAATCCCGCCACCACCTATACCGCCGCCGTAGCTCTCTGGATGGCCATCTGGTGGCTCACCG belongs to Candidatus Neomarinimicrobiota bacterium and includes:
- the dprA gene encoding DNA-processing protein DprA; the protein is MQATEPDLGLVILEKLSRLDSRYVHYWHEEYPSQLKAVYDAPAGLYLRGAGSLQVDFLAVVGTRQPTTYGREQTRRLCHELVAAGLGIVSGFARGIDTAAHRAALEMGGNTIAVLGCGVDVVYPMENRKLYQELLAKGLAVSEYPPGTSPDGHHFPQRNRIISGLALGALVTEAGKGSGALITAYHALDQNREVFALPGRVDSAKSAGCHELIQKGAKLVGRVEDILSELIPPYSAQPGQQVDLLREVDLTDPEREVLDYLQREPVLVDKIAEELHRDISELLGVLLHLEMKGLVVQSAGKRFARA